From a region of the Mercurialis annua linkage group LG1-X, ddMerAnnu1.2, whole genome shotgun sequence genome:
- the LOC126668616 gene encoding LOW QUALITY PROTEIN: putative disease resistance protein At1g50180 (The sequence of the model RefSeq protein was modified relative to this genomic sequence to represent the inferred CDS: substituted 1 base at 1 genomic stop codon) — translation MAEAVVTFAVERLGDLLIQEAIFLNGVNDEVQGIQIELRRMQCFLKDADSRMNEDESVRNWVSEIRDLAYDAEDVIESFAVKVASKRREGFVNILKRFVCILKEGLELHKIGRRIQDLTAKISNLTRSLETYGVRDMKNSETSTSAYQRQRQLRWSYSHVAEKHIIRRGEINKQLVEHLVEAKSSCRVVSIWGMGGLGKTTLAKEMYHYSKVRSNFDCFAWSCISQNCQPRDVWEGILIKLISPSLEQREEILKLRDEEVAQKLYQIQQERKCLVVLDDIWSIQDWDRLKAAFPVQEMHSKILLTTRKREVALHVDPTGFFCEPQCLNGEESWDLLQRIAIPQKEATDSANNRMEELGKKMVARCAGLPLGITVLGGLLATXFTVHEWQTVHDNIKSYMRRGKVNGQEQFGVLDVLALSYDDLTARLKPCFLYLGNFPEDYEIPVVKLIQMWMAEGFIPLVPFEDDGEESMEEIAERYLHELVERCMIQVGETDSNSKMTTCRMHDLMRDLCLQKAKQENFLDIINYSHNNDISPSSTVRRLAVYLNRDKLEIDLQNSIRNHHMLRSLLYFYDSGNGYWQIWKLIAATFDNLKLLRVLDLEGVNINGGKLPKDIGDPIHLRFLSLRNSKVLHLPSSIGKLRRLQTLDLCTGGGYMYVPDKIFNLEQLKHLYLPYCYSTGTELASQRHLRTVINLRVNSYNINNLANMINVRELGIRVSSDGFTSLETFKLPNGSLKHLQSLSIAVTYSDKKLDIRLFLSSFVNIHELKLDMGLIKIPDYQEFPRNISHLRLQNCRLAEDPMPTLGKLPNLKVLHICPQVFMGEEMICSKEDFPVLHTLLLEGQSNFEVWRVEEGAMPNLCRLTISTCWCLKSYPDGLRFVKSLRELKIISMATMFKFKMIEGGEDFYKVQHVPLVEFLRSTSNMIMVFKLDLPDDSSKSKAIGAVGHLSGVKTISVDMQLQQLTVTGHIDPEDVVMVVRKHCCIEPTDIRWTI, via the exons ATGGCAGAGGCTGTGGTCACCTTTGCAGTGGAAAGGTTGGGTGATTTACTTATTCAAGAAGCTATCTTCTTGAATGGTGTGAATGATGAAGTTCAGGGTATTCAGATTGAGCTCAGGCGTATGCAATGCTTTTTAAAAGATGCAGATTCAAGAATGAATGAGGATGAGAGTGTGCGTAACTGGGTGTCGGAAATCAGAGATCTTGCTTATGACGCAGAGGATGTAATCGAAAGCTTTGCTGTGAAAGTAGCTTCCAAGAGGAGAGAAGGTTTCGTTAATATACTCAAAAGGTTTGTTTGCATCCTGAAAGAAGGATTAGAACTGCACAAAATCGGACGTAGGATTCAAGATCTTACTGCCAAGATTTCAAACCTCACCAGAAGCTTGGAAACTTATGGCGTAAGAGATATGAAAAATTCGGAAACCTCAACCAGTGCATACCAGAGGCAACGCCAACTAAGATGGTCTTACTCGCATGTAGCTGAAAAACATATAATTAGGCGAGGAGAAATCAATAAACAGTTGGTGGAACATTTAGTGGAAGCGAAAAGTTCCTGCCGAGTTGTTTCTATATGGGGTATGGGTGGTTTGGGGAAGACCACACTTGCTAAGGAAATGTATCATTATAGTAAAGTTCGGAGTAATTTTGATTGCTTCGCTTGGTCATGTATATCGCAGAATTGTCAACCAAGAGATGTGTGGGAAGGAATTCTGATTAAACTCATTTCTCCATCTTTAGAGCAGAGGGAGGAAATTCTAAAACTAAGGGATGAAGAGGTAGCGCAAAAGCTATATCAGATTCAACAAgagaggaaatgtttggtggTTCTTGATGACATCTGGAGCATTCAAGATTGGGATAGGCTTAAGGCTGCCTTTCCAGTTCAAGAGATGCATAGTAAAATTTTGCTCACAACTCGTAAAAGAGAAGTAGCCTTGCATGTAGATCCAACGGGGTTCTTTTGTGAACCACAATGTCTAAATGGTGAAGAGAGTTGGGATCTACTTCAAAGGATAGCCATACCTCAAAAAGAAGCTACGg ACTCCGCCAATAATAGAATGGAAGAGCTAGGGAAGAAAATGGTTGCACGTTGCGCTGGTTTGCCTTTGGGTATCACTGTGCTAGGAGGGCTTTTGGCTACATAATTTACAGTTCATGAGTGGCAAACTGTGCATGACAATATTAAATCATACATGAGAAGAGGCAAAGTTAACGGGCAAGAACAGTTTGGAGTTCTGGATGTCCTAGCTTTAAGTTATGATGATTTAACAGCTCGGTTGAAGCCATGCTTTTTGTACTTGGGTAACTTTCCAGAAGATTATGAGATACCTGTGGTCAAATTGATACAAATGTGGATGGCAGAAGGATTTATCCCTTTGGTACCGTTTGAAGATGACGGTGAGGAGTCGATGGAGGAAATAGCTGAACGGTACTTGCACGAGCTGGTCGAGAGGTGTATGATTCAAGTGGGAGAAACAGATTCAAATTCTAAAATGACAACTTGTCGCATGCATGATCTTATGAGAGATCTATGCTTGCAGAAAGCAAAGCAGGAGAATTTCCTCGACATTATTAATTACTCGCACAACAACGATATCTCTCCAAGTTCTACAGTTCGAAGGCTTGCCGTATATCTGAACAGAGATAAGCTTGAAATTGATCTTCAAAATTCCATCAGAAACCATCACATGCTGAGGTCTCTTTTATACTTCTATGACTCTGGAAATGGATATTGGCAGATCTGGAAATTAATTGCAGCAacatttgacaatttaaaacTGCTTCGAGTATTGGATCTTGAGGGAGTTAATATTAATGGAGGGAAGTTGCCAAAAGACATTGGTGATCCCATCCACTTGAGATTCTTGAGTTTACGGAATTCAAAGGTGTTACACCTGCCGTCAAGTATTGGTAAGTTAAGGAGACTGCAAACACTAGATTTATGTACAGGCGGTGGATATATGTATGTACCCGACAAGATCTTCAACTTGGAACAACTCAAACATCTATATCTCCCTTATTGTTATTCTACAGGAACGGAGTTGGCTAGCCAGAGACACCTGAGAACAGTTATAAATCTGAGAGTAAATAGCTACAATATAAATAATCTTGCAAATATGATCAATGTTAGGGAGTTGGGCATCAGAGTCTCTTCTGACGGTTTCACTTCATTAGAAACATTTAAACTGCCAAATGGTTCACTAAAACATCTTCAATCTCTGTCCATAGCTGTTACTTACAGTGacaaaaaattagatataaggTTATTCTTGTCATCTTTTGTCAATATTCATGAGTTGAAGTTAGATATGGGGTTGATAAAGATTCCAGATTATCAAGAATTCCCTCGAAACATCTCCCATTTACGTTTACAGAATTGTCGACTAGCAGAAGACCCAATGCCAACTTTAGGAAAGCTGCCTAACTTGAAGGTCCTTCACATATGTCCTCAAGTGTTCATGGGAGAGGAAATGATTTGCTCTAAGGAAGATTTTCCTGTACTGCATACACTTTTACTTGAAGGGCAGTCAAACTTTGAGGTATGGAGGGTAGAAGAAGGAGCTATGCCTAATCTATGTCGGTTGACCATTTCAACATGCTGGTGTTTAAAGTCATATCCTGATGGATTGAGGTTTGTCAAATCTCTTCGAGAACTAAAGATCATTTCAATGGCGACGATGTTCAAATTCAAGATGATAGAAGGAGGAGAAGACTTCTACAAAGTCCAACACGTGCCCTTGGTCGAATTTCTACGTTCTACTTCAAATATG ATAATGgtttttaaattggatttgCCTGACGATTCAAGTAAAAGCAAAGCCATCGGGGCAGTCGGGCACCTTTCAG GTGTTAAAACAATTTCTGTTGATATGCAACTACAACAACTGACTGTAACGGGGCACATAGATCCGGAAGATGTAGTGATGGTGGTCAGAAAACACTGTTGTATAGAACCTACTGATATAAGGTGGACAATTTAG